In Humulus lupulus chromosome 7, drHumLupu1.1, whole genome shotgun sequence, the following are encoded in one genomic region:
- the LOC133790526 gene encoding uncharacterized protein LOC133790526 yields the protein MVQPCAIKGYKMKKSERYDKEEEDDGSFEIEYGIPIPPPQSQQSKPKPQAGVIFVIERASLEVGKVGKTYQLLNSDNHLNFLRNNGKNENDYRPDIVHQALLAILDSPLNKAGRLKGLYIRTEKGVLIEVKPRTHLPRTSKRFYGLMSQLLQRLSIKNEKTHAKLLRVIKNPVTQYLPINSHKIGFSFSSEKLIKMKDYVHNFDSDRDIVFVVGAMAHGKIEPDYVDDFVAVSNYPLSAARCTTMICQSLEEKWNII from the exons ATGGTACAACCTTGTGCTATTAAGGGTTATAAGATGAAGAAATCTGAGAGATACGACAAGGAAGAAGAAGACGATGGTTCATTTGAGATTGAATATGGAATTCCAATCCCACCTCCACAATCTCAACAATCAAAGCCCAAACCACAAGCAGGTGTTATTTTTGTCATTGAGAGAGCTTCTTTGGAAGTTGGCAAAGTTGGAAAG ACTTATCAGCTTTTAAACTCTGACAATCACTTAAACTTTTTAAGGAACAATGGCAAAAACGAAAATGATTACCGACCCGATATTGTCCATCag GCCCTTTTGGCCATCTTAGATAGTCCACTTAACAAGGCTGGAAGGTTAAAAGGATtgtatataagaactgagaaagGGGTTTTAATTGAAGTGAAACCTCGAACTCATTTGCCAAGAACATCTAAACGTTTCTATGGGCTCATGT CGCAATTGTTACAAAGGCTAAGTATAAAGAATGAAAAAACTCATGCAAAACTTCTGCGTGTAATCAAAAATCCTGTAACTCAATATTTACCTATTAATTCTCATAAAATCG GATTTTCTTTTAGTTCGGAAAAGTTGATAAAAATGAAAGATTATGTCCATAACTTTGACAGTGATAGAGACATCGTTTTTGTG GTTGGTGCAATGGCTCATGGAAAGATTGAGCCGGACTATGTCGATGATTTTGTAGCTG tTTCTAATTATCCGTTGAGCGCTGCACGTTGTACCACAATGATTTGCCAGTCGCTAGAGGAAAAGTGGAACATAATTTGA
- the LOC133791298 gene encoding uncharacterized protein LOC133791298 produces MNPDTLSQLGTLKQSRSEVTHSAAKRHARQTNWIKGESSETEKNTINLPAQTISFSTTESTRLLNPHHDALVIALYIANCLTKRILIDNGSSTNILFLSALREMGIDESKIIKKTTILIGFSGEQKNTLGEIELPVYAEGVNLCTRFLVVDSPSAYNVILGRPWIHEMEAVPSTYHQVLRFLTKWGVKEIKGQQKDSRACYQTTMKAKPAQL; encoded by the coding sequence ATGAACCCGGATACGCTCAGTCAGCTagggaccttgaaacagtcaagaAGTGAAGTCACCCATTCAGCAGCCAAAAGACATGCCAGGCAGACCAACTGGATCAAAGGAGAGTCCAGCGAGACAGAGAAGAATACCATCAACCTACCAGCTCAAACTATCAGTTTCTCAACAACAGAGTCAACCAGACTCCTCAACCCACATCATGATGCTCTTGTCATTGCACTTTACATTGCTAATTGTCTTACTAAACGTATACTTATTGATAATGGTAGTTCAactaacattttatttttaagtgcTCTCAGGGAAATGGGGATAGATGAATCAAAGATTATAAAGAAGACTACAATCCTCATCGGTTTCAGTGGAGAACAAAAGAACACACTAGGAGAGATCGAGCTACCTGTTTATGCCGAAGGAGTCAATCTATGCACAAGATTCCTGGTAGTAGACTCTCCGTCTGCTTACAACGTGATACTGGGTcgaccatggatacatgaaatggaGGCAGTCCCTTCAACATACCACCAAGTCCTAAGGTTCTTAACTAAGTGGGGAGTAAAAGAAATTAAAGGCCAACAGAAAGATTCGAGAGCATGTTACCAGACTACCATGAAGGCCAAACCTGCTCAGTTATAG
- the LOC133789394 gene encoding uncharacterized protein LOC133789394 yields MAGETFRLNLTGSGAMERLRARKKQAIASSSVEKDVVNEVPLPPPLPTAGKTQKNKKKQTSPTDSSDWFAEKIELSFPSSASAHSEFVPHLEEVNKLLWPEDKDRFDQLGSKSSLSASISHVFQGMQGLMWANEKIQ; encoded by the exons ATGGCTGGAGAAACGTTTCGTCTAAATCTGACAGGCTCTGGGGCTATGGAACGCCTACGAGCACGTAAGAAGCAGGCAATTGCATCTTCAAGTGTTGAGAAGGATGTTGTCAATGAagttcctcttcctcctcctcttcctactGCTGGAAAGACtcaaaagaacaagaagaagcaGACTTCTCCAACTGATTCGTCTGACTGGTTTGCTGAGAAGATAGAGCTTTCTTTTCCGTCATCTGCCTCAGCACATTCTGAGTTTGTTCCTCACCTTGAGGAGGTTAATAAGCTACTATGGCCTGAGGACAAAGACAGGTTTGATCAGCTTGGATCAAAGTCATCGCTTTCTGCTTCCATTTCCCACGTCTTTCAG GGTATGCAAGGCCTTATGTGGGCAAATGAGAAGATTCAATAA